The Microbacterium limosum genome contains a region encoding:
- the dapF gene encoding diaminopimelate epimerase — MPTIAFTKGHGTGNDFVIVADPDGQLDFSDAQVAALCDRRFGIGADGLLRVVRSAALAEGADAAASGAEWFMDYRNADGSAAEMCGNGIRVYARYLADAGLAVIDGEGILIGTRAGTKLVTRVESGFEVDLGTWTVDEDGPLVRARGLVVARPGLGIDVGNPHVIVALPGDDELDGLDLSWRPVLDPEPPAGANVEFAVPADPLVQAGVGVIRMRVFERGVGETLSCGTGVAAAALAVRHWAGAGAPDVWRVTVPGGELGVRIQAHDGGAHVLLSGPATLVYSGEVALA, encoded by the coding sequence ATGCCCACCATCGCGTTCACGAAGGGTCACGGGACGGGGAACGACTTCGTCATCGTCGCCGACCCCGACGGCCAGCTGGACTTCTCCGACGCCCAGGTCGCCGCGCTGTGCGACCGCCGCTTCGGCATCGGGGCCGACGGGCTGCTGCGCGTGGTGCGATCGGCCGCGCTCGCGGAGGGGGCGGATGCCGCGGCATCCGGCGCCGAGTGGTTCATGGACTACCGCAACGCCGACGGCTCCGCGGCCGAGATGTGCGGCAACGGCATCCGCGTCTACGCGCGCTACCTCGCCGACGCGGGCCTCGCGGTGATCGACGGCGAAGGCATCCTCATCGGCACGCGCGCGGGAACCAAGCTCGTCACGCGCGTCGAGTCCGGTTTCGAGGTCGATCTCGGCACGTGGACCGTCGACGAGGACGGACCGCTGGTCCGGGCGCGCGGGCTGGTCGTCGCCCGCCCCGGACTCGGCATCGACGTCGGGAATCCTCACGTGATCGTGGCGCTGCCGGGCGACGACGAGCTCGACGGGCTCGATCTGTCGTGGCGGCCGGTGCTCGACCCGGAGCCCCCGGCCGGCGCGAACGTGGAGTTCGCGGTACCCGCCGACCCGCTCGTGCAGGCGGGCGTCGGCGTCATCCGGATGCGGGTGTTCGAGCGGGGCGTCGGCGAAACCCTGAGCTGCGGGACCGGCGTCGCCGCCGCGGCGCTCGCCGTGCGTCACTGGGCGGGGGCCGGTGCGCCCGACGTGTGGCGCGTCACGGTCCCGGGCGGCGAGCTGGGCGTGCGGATCCAGGCGCACGACGGGGGCGCGCACGTGCTGCTGTCGGGCCCCGCGACGCTGGTGTACTCGGGGGAGGTCGCCCTCGCCTGA
- a CDS encoding class I SAM-dependent methyltransferase, which produces MASDHYFSASPASAEKLRRIRVPLHGREREVTTAGGVFSPDRLDAGTAVLLANTPPAPPGGNLLDLGCGWGPVALTLALQSPHATIWAVDVNERALDLVRRNAAELGLDNVNARLPEDVPDDVRFRSIRSNPPIRVGKNELHGLLERWIPRLDERSDAWLVVQRNLGSDSLQRWLAATFEKGFSVHRAATGRGYRVLKVRRHGTPPTAPVDIVG; this is translated from the coding sequence ATGGCGAGCGACCACTACTTCTCTGCGTCCCCCGCCAGCGCCGAGAAGCTCCGTCGCATCCGTGTTCCCCTCCATGGTCGAGAGAGGGAGGTGACCACCGCCGGCGGGGTCTTCAGTCCCGACCGCCTGGATGCCGGGACCGCCGTGCTGCTGGCCAACACTCCCCCCGCCCCTCCCGGCGGGAATCTCCTGGACCTCGGCTGCGGCTGGGGCCCCGTGGCGCTGACCCTCGCCCTGCAGTCGCCGCACGCGACGATCTGGGCCGTGGACGTGAACGAGAGGGCCCTGGATCTCGTCCGACGCAACGCCGCCGAGTTGGGCCTCGACAATGTCAACGCCCGGCTGCCCGAGGATGTTCCCGACGACGTGCGCTTCCGCTCCATCCGCTCGAACCCGCCCATCCGGGTCGGCAAGAACGAACTGCACGGACTGCTCGAGCGGTGGATACCCCGGCTGGACGAACGCAGCGACGCATGGCTCGTGGTGCAGCGGAACCTCGGATCGGATTCGCTGCAGCGCTGGCTCGCCGCGACGTTCGAGAAGGGCTTCAGCGTGCACCGAGCCGCGACGGGTCGTGGCTACCGGGTGCTGAAGGTGCGCCGGCACGGCACCCCGCCGACCGCGCCGGTGGACATCGTCGGCTGA
- the hflX gene encoding GTPase HflX, with the protein MTDNTPQTPETPELADDAVARVLARADARAGVRVFGGAQALQGTRTTDRGGDDGDQWDLEDRQALRRVPGLSTELEDVTEVEYRQLRLENVVLAGVYPQGEQEDAENSLRELAALCETAGAIVLDGVLQRRPHPDPATYLGRGKAEELRDLVAAVGADTIVVDTELAPSQRRALEDVAKVKVIDRTTVILDIFSQHAKSREGKAQVELAQLEYLLPRLRGWGESMSRQAGGQVGAGGAGMGSRGPGETKIELDRRRIRTRMAQLRRQIRDFAPARDAKRAERKRNTIPSVAIAGYTNAGKSSLLNRLTRAGVLVENALFATLDATVRRSETADGRVYTLTDTVGFVRNLPHQLVEAFRSTLEEVAGSDVILHVVDAAHPDPAGQLATVRDVMGDVGARGIREIVVFNKADLLDDDERLVLRGLEPGAHFVSSRTGEGIPELRAAVEEALPLPAVEVHALVPYDRGDLVSAAHDSGLIVSERHEEGGTALHAHVSARLAVEFAPFLR; encoded by the coding sequence ATGACGGACAACACCCCACAGACCCCCGAGACCCCGGAGCTCGCCGACGACGCCGTCGCGCGTGTGCTGGCACGCGCCGACGCGCGCGCGGGGGTGCGGGTCTTCGGCGGCGCGCAGGCGCTGCAGGGTACCCGGACCACCGATCGAGGCGGCGACGACGGCGACCAGTGGGACCTCGAGGACCGGCAGGCGCTGCGCCGCGTCCCGGGTCTTTCCACGGAGCTCGAGGACGTCACCGAGGTCGAGTACCGGCAGCTGCGCCTGGAGAACGTGGTTCTGGCGGGGGTCTATCCGCAGGGCGAGCAGGAGGATGCCGAGAACTCGCTTCGCGAGCTCGCGGCGCTGTGCGAGACCGCCGGGGCGATCGTCCTCGACGGCGTGCTGCAGCGGCGACCGCATCCGGACCCGGCCACCTACCTCGGCCGGGGCAAGGCCGAGGAGCTGCGCGACCTCGTCGCGGCGGTCGGCGCCGACACGATCGTCGTGGACACGGAGCTCGCGCCGAGCCAGCGCCGCGCCCTCGAGGACGTGGCGAAGGTGAAGGTCATCGACCGCACGACCGTCATCCTCGACATCTTCAGCCAGCACGCCAAGAGCCGGGAGGGCAAGGCGCAGGTCGAGCTCGCGCAGCTCGAGTACCTCCTCCCGCGTCTGCGCGGATGGGGTGAGTCCATGAGCCGTCAGGCCGGTGGCCAGGTCGGCGCAGGCGGCGCGGGGATGGGCTCGCGCGGTCCCGGTGAGACGAAGATCGAGCTCGATCGGCGCCGCATCCGCACCCGCATGGCTCAGCTGCGTCGTCAGATCCGCGACTTCGCGCCGGCGCGCGATGCCAAGCGGGCCGAGCGCAAGCGCAACACGATCCCGTCCGTCGCGATCGCCGGATACACCAACGCGGGCAAGTCGAGTCTTCTCAACCGCCTCACCCGCGCGGGAGTGCTCGTCGAGAACGCGCTCTTCGCGACGCTGGATGCCACCGTACGCCGCTCGGAGACGGCCGATGGCCGTGTCTACACGCTCACCGACACCGTCGGCTTCGTGCGGAACCTGCCTCATCAGCTCGTGGAGGCGTTCCGTTCGACGCTCGAGGAGGTCGCCGGATCCGATGTCATCCTCCACGTCGTCGACGCAGCGCATCCCGACCCCGCCGGCCAGCTTGCGACGGTGCGGGACGTCATGGGGGATGTCGGGGCCCGCGGCATCCGCGAGATCGTCGTCTTCAACAAGGCCGATCTTCTCGACGACGACGAGCGCCTCGTGCTGCGGGGCCTGGAGCCGGGGGCCCACTTCGTCTCCTCCCGCACGGGCGAGGGCATCCCCGAGCTGCGGGCCGCGGTGGAGGAGGCGCTGCCGCTGCCCGCCGTCGAGGTGCACGCGCTCGTGCCGTACGACCGCGGTGATCTCGTGTCTGCGGCGCACGACTCCGGGCTGATCGTGTCGGAGCGTCATGAAGAGGGCGGCACCGCGCTGCACGCGCACGTCTCGGCACGCTTGGCGGTGGAGTTCGCCCCGTTCCTGCGGTGA
- a CDS encoding S9 family peptidase, whose amino-acid sequence MTTTLPFGSWPSPLDAHEVTRGAPRIDGARFVADRIWWSESLPAERGRTAILSVPGTRPGDEPEVVLPAPWSARSRVHEYGGGAWAALGDDLVFVEHSDQRIYRLSPDAGAAPRALTPAGDGLRFADLTIAGGRLLAVSERHGEARVPERAIMEVPLDGSAAEDSGRLVVLAAGHDFFAAPALSPRGDRLAFIAWSHPSMPWDATTLVVAEGGTERVLAGGPGESVLQPAWIDDDTLLYTTDSSGRWQLVRHDVGSGEATVLTHGDADTGGPLWNLGARWFTPTGPGRIVAARTQGRDELIVIDDEGARPLATPLSAQILVRDADGDRLLVTGAGAEVPAGLWLVDASAGASAPVRVRGGDLGRNPAWYPRARELTVEGPHGPVHAFVYPPTNPGVAAPEDERPPYVVTVHGGPTAHVAGEASPAVAYFTSRGIGVLDVNYGGSSGYGRAYRERLLGQWGVVDVDDVVAAARGLAEAGLADPDRLAIKGGSAGGWTVLSALTTSDAFSAGISRYGVADLRALAADTHDFEARYLDGLVGPLPEAESVYIERSPLSRTDRLTAPVLLLQGADDPVVPPAQSEAVRDALAARGIPHALVVFEGESHGFRRAETIVTALESELSFLGQVFGFETPGVPTLPLH is encoded by the coding sequence ATGACCACGACACTGCCCTTCGGGTCCTGGCCCTCGCCGTTGGATGCCCACGAGGTCACCCGCGGTGCGCCGCGCATCGACGGCGCCCGCTTCGTCGCCGATCGCATCTGGTGGAGCGAATCGCTGCCGGCCGAGCGCGGCCGGACGGCGATCCTGAGCGTGCCGGGAACCAGGCCGGGCGATGAACCGGAAGTGGTGCTTCCCGCGCCCTGGAGCGCGCGATCCCGGGTGCACGAGTACGGCGGCGGCGCGTGGGCGGCGCTCGGCGACGACCTCGTCTTCGTCGAGCATTCCGACCAGCGGATATACCGGCTGTCCCCCGACGCCGGAGCGGCCCCCCGTGCGCTGACCCCCGCGGGTGACGGCCTGCGCTTCGCCGACCTGACCATCGCGGGCGGCCGTCTGCTCGCCGTGAGCGAGCGGCACGGCGAGGCCCGCGTGCCGGAGCGCGCGATCATGGAGGTCCCGCTCGACGGTTCCGCGGCGGAGGACTCCGGCCGCCTGGTGGTCCTCGCGGCGGGGCACGACTTCTTCGCCGCGCCCGCGTTGTCGCCACGGGGCGACCGCCTGGCCTTCATCGCGTGGTCCCACCCGTCCATGCCGTGGGACGCCACGACCCTCGTCGTCGCCGAGGGCGGCACGGAGCGCGTCCTCGCGGGCGGCCCCGGCGAATCCGTCCTGCAGCCGGCATGGATCGACGACGACACGCTCCTCTACACCACCGACTCCTCCGGCCGCTGGCAGCTCGTCCGGCACGATGTGGGCTCGGGAGAGGCGACCGTGCTGACGCACGGCGACGCCGACACCGGCGGCCCGCTCTGGAACCTCGGGGCACGGTGGTTCACACCGACGGGCCCGGGTCGTATCGTGGCCGCCCGCACGCAGGGTCGCGACGAGCTCATCGTCATCGACGACGAGGGCGCCCGCCCCCTCGCGACGCCGCTCAGCGCACAGATTCTCGTGCGCGACGCCGACGGCGACCGGCTCCTCGTCACCGGGGCCGGCGCGGAGGTCCCCGCCGGCCTCTGGCTCGTCGACGCCTCCGCAGGCGCGTCGGCCCCCGTGCGGGTGCGCGGCGGCGACCTCGGGCGCAACCCGGCCTGGTACCCGCGGGCACGGGAGCTCACCGTCGAGGGTCCGCACGGCCCCGTGCACGCCTTCGTCTATCCGCCCACCAACCCCGGCGTCGCCGCCCCGGAGGACGAGCGGCCGCCCTATGTCGTCACCGTGCACGGCGGACCGACCGCGCACGTCGCGGGCGAGGCATCCCCCGCCGTCGCGTACTTCACGAGCCGTGGCATCGGCGTCCTCGACGTGAACTACGGCGGGTCGAGCGGCTACGGGCGCGCCTATCGTGAGCGGCTGCTCGGTCAGTGGGGCGTCGTCGACGTGGACGACGTCGTCGCCGCGGCGCGCGGGCTGGCCGAGGCCGGTCTCGCCGACCCCGATCGCCTCGCGATCAAGGGCGGATCCGCCGGCGGATGGACCGTGTTGTCGGCGCTGACGACCAGCGACGCGTTCTCAGCCGGCATCAGCCGCTACGGCGTCGCGGACCTGCGCGCCCTCGCCGCCGATACGCATGACTTCGAGGCGCGCTACCTCGACGGTCTTGTGGGCCCCCTGCCCGAGGCCGAGAGCGTCTACATCGAACGCTCCCCGCTGAGCCGCACGGATCGGCTCACGGCACCGGTCCTGCTGCTGCAGGGCGCGGACGACCCCGTCGTGCCGCCGGCGCAGTCCGAAGCCGTGCGCGACGCGCTGGCCGCCCGCGGCATCCCGCACGCCCTCGTGGTGTTCGAGGGCGAGTCCCACGGCTTCCGTCGTGCCGAGACGATCGTGACGGCGCTCGAGAGCGAACTGAGCTTCCTCGGTCAGGTCTTCGGGTTCGAAACGCCCGGCGTCCCGACGCTCCCGCTGCACTGA
- the lexA gene encoding transcriptional repressor LexA, producing the protein MTTDQPDAELGEDSPERRRTRRRKSLSDKQIAILEVIQRAIQRQGYPPSMREIGDAVGLRSLSSVTHQLNQLELSGYLRRDSGKTRAIEVLIDLPGLSGENPADVAPSLGDAALVPLVGRIAAGVPITADQQVEEIFPLPRQLVGKGDLFMLKVSGDSMIDAAICDGDWVVVRSQADAENGDIVAAMLDDEATVKTFRRRDGHTWLLPRNSAFEPILGDHASVLGKVVAVLRAV; encoded by the coding sequence ATGACCACCGACCAGCCCGACGCGGAGCTCGGCGAGGACAGCCCGGAACGGCGCCGCACCCGGCGCCGCAAGAGCCTGAGCGACAAGCAGATCGCGATCCTCGAGGTCATCCAGCGCGCCATCCAGCGGCAGGGATATCCACCCAGCATGCGCGAGATCGGCGACGCCGTCGGCCTGCGCTCACTCTCGAGCGTCACGCACCAGCTCAACCAGTTGGAGCTGTCGGGCTACCTCCGCCGCGACTCCGGGAAGACGCGCGCCATCGAGGTGCTGATCGATCTTCCGGGCCTCAGCGGCGAGAATCCCGCCGACGTGGCCCCGTCGCTGGGGGATGCCGCGCTCGTCCCCCTCGTAGGACGCATCGCCGCCGGCGTCCCGATCACCGCCGATCAGCAGGTCGAGGAGATCTTCCCGCTCCCCCGTCAGCTCGTGGGCAAGGGCGACCTCTTCATGCTCAAGGTCAGCGGCGATTCCATGATCGACGCCGCGATCTGCGACGGCGACTGGGTCGTCGTGCGCTCCCAGGCGGATGCCGAGAACGGCGATATCGTCGCGGCGATGCTCGACGACGAGGCCACCGTCAAGACGTTCCGCCGCCGCGACGGCCACACGTGGCTGCTGCCCCGCAACTCCGCTTTCGAGCCGATCCTCGGTGACCACGCGAGCGTGCTCGGCAAGGTCGTCGCGGTGCTCCGTGCGGTCTGA
- a CDS encoding LysM peptidoglycan-binding domain-containing protein: MTTATITTGSLGAPTMGVAPRTRLRLTDRGRRVVAGLLAGPVAAAILFGSLAAGEALASRETTASAGSFETVTVEPGQSLWAIAADVAPSADPRDVVDEIVRLNALESSTVRAGQQIAIPTSYAP; the protein is encoded by the coding sequence ATGACCACAGCGACCATCACCACCGGGTCCCTGGGCGCACCGACGATGGGTGTCGCGCCGCGCACGCGACTGCGTCTGACCGACCGCGGCCGCCGAGTCGTGGCGGGCCTCCTGGCGGGTCCCGTCGCCGCGGCGATCCTGTTCGGCTCGCTCGCCGCGGGCGAGGCGCTGGCGTCGCGTGAGACGACAGCGTCGGCGGGCTCCTTCGAGACGGTCACGGTCGAGCCGGGCCAGTCGCTCTGGGCCATCGCGGCCGACGTGGCGCCGAGCGCCGATCCCCGCGACGTGGTCGACGAGATCGTCCGCCTCAACGCGCTGGAGTCCTCCACCGTGCGAGCCGGCCAGCAGATCGCGATCCCGACCTCGTACGCGCCGTAG
- a CDS encoding histidinol-phosphate transaminase, which translates to MGGVSPRLDDLPLRDDLRGKTPYGAPQESVPVALNVNENTHPVPQEVADDILDSVAVALREVNRYPDREFVELREAFADYLGHGLVRDQLWAANGSNEVLQHVMQAFGGPGRTVFGFAPTYSMYPLLASATGATWVAGERAHDFTLTPQSAAEQVAEADPDIVLLCSPNNPTGTPLPIDVIDAVYEASRGVVIVDEAYWEFAPRDQRSALTLLHERPRLAVSRTMSKAFAFAGARVGYLAADPVFIDALRLVRLPYHLSSLTQAAALGALRHADTMLAMVDDIVAQRDRIGATLSALGYEPYESWSNFVLFGGVADPQATWRALLERGVLIRDVGLPGTLRVSAGTEEETTSFLDSLASLGSQS; encoded by the coding sequence ATGGGAGGGGTGAGTCCCCGCCTCGACGACCTGCCCCTCAGAGACGACCTCCGCGGAAAGACGCCGTACGGCGCACCGCAGGAGAGCGTTCCCGTCGCGCTGAACGTCAATGAGAACACCCATCCCGTTCCGCAGGAGGTCGCGGACGACATCCTCGACTCGGTCGCCGTCGCCCTCCGCGAGGTGAACCGCTATCCCGACCGGGAATTCGTCGAGCTGCGCGAGGCCTTCGCCGACTATCTCGGCCACGGCCTCGTGCGAGACCAGCTGTGGGCGGCGAACGGCTCCAATGAGGTGCTGCAGCACGTCATGCAGGCCTTCGGCGGGCCGGGACGCACCGTCTTCGGGTTCGCCCCCACGTACTCGATGTACCCCCTGCTGGCCTCGGCGACGGGGGCGACGTGGGTCGCGGGGGAGCGCGCTCACGACTTCACGCTCACCCCGCAGTCGGCCGCCGAGCAGGTGGCCGAGGCCGATCCCGACATCGTGCTGCTCTGTTCCCCGAACAACCCGACGGGGACGCCCCTGCCGATCGACGTCATCGACGCCGTCTACGAGGCCTCACGAGGCGTCGTGATCGTCGATGAGGCCTACTGGGAGTTCGCGCCTCGCGATCAGCGGTCCGCCCTCACGCTGCTGCACGAGCGACCGCGGCTGGCGGTCTCGCGCACGATGAGCAAGGCCTTCGCGTTCGCGGGCGCCCGTGTGGGATACCTGGCGGCCGACCCCGTGTTCATCGACGCCCTGCGGCTCGTCCGCCTGCCGTACCACCTCAGCTCGCTGACGCAGGCCGCGGCGCTCGGCGCGCTGCGGCACGCCGACACGATGCTCGCGATGGTCGACGACATCGTGGCGCAGCGCGACCGCATCGGGGCGACGCTCTCGGCGCTCGGATACGAGCCCTACGAGTCCTGGTCCAACTTCGTGCTGTTCGGTGGCGTGGCCGACCCCCAGGCCACGTGGCGTGCGCTGCTCGAGCGGGGCGTGCTGATCCGCGACGTGGGCCTGCCGGGAACGCTGCGCGTGAGCGCGGGCACGGAGGAGGAGACCACGAGCTTCCTCGACTCCCTCGCCTCGCTAGGATCGCAGTCATGA
- the hisB gene encoding imidazoleglycerol-phosphate dehydratase HisB, giving the protein MSTRTATRTRRTSESTVELDLDLDGTGRSRIDTSVPFFDHMLTAFAKHSLTDLTVRASGDTDIDAHHTVEDISIVLGQAIRDALGDKSGISRYGDALVPLDEALAQAVVDISGRPYLVHTGEPAGFEHHLIGGHFTGSLVRHTFEAITFNAGLTVHVRVLGGRDPHHIAEAEYKAFARAFRQAKALDPLVEGIPSTKGAL; this is encoded by the coding sequence ATGAGCACGCGCACGGCGACCCGCACCCGTCGCACCAGCGAATCGACGGTCGAACTCGACCTCGACCTCGACGGGACCGGGCGCAGCCGCATCGACACCTCCGTCCCGTTTTTCGACCACATGCTGACGGCGTTCGCCAAGCACTCGCTGACCGATCTCACGGTGCGGGCATCGGGCGACACCGATATCGACGCCCACCACACGGTCGAGGACATCTCGATCGTGCTCGGCCAGGCGATCCGCGACGCGCTCGGGGACAAGTCGGGCATCTCGCGGTACGGCGACGCGCTCGTGCCGCTCGACGAGGCGCTCGCGCAGGCCGTCGTCGACATCTCGGGCCGGCCTTACCTCGTGCACACGGGAGAGCCCGCGGGCTTCGAGCACCACCTCATCGGGGGGCACTTCACGGGCTCGCTCGTCAGGCACACCTTCGAGGCGATCACGTTCAACGCCGGCCTCACGGTGCACGTCCGCGTGCTCGGGGGCCGCGACCCGCACCACATCGCCGAGGCCGAGTACAAGGCCTTCGCTCGTGCGTTCCGGCAGGCGAAGGCCCTCGATCCCCTCGTCGAGGGCATTCCCAGCACGAAGGGTGCTCTGTGA
- the hisH gene encoding imidazole glycerol phosphate synthase subunit HisH, translating into MTEAEASGPEPSSPRPLVAVLDYGSGNVHSAVKALEAAGADTRLTDDPGLVRDADGLVVPGVGAFQAVMAALLESGGDRMIERRLAGGRPVLGICVGMQVMFEHGVERGVDTPGLGEWPGAVTELDAPVLPHIGWNTVRPDEGSRLFAGLEQERFYFVHSYGVQRWTLEVTKPFPSPALTWTEYGAPFLAAVENGPLSATQFHPEKSGAAGIRLLRNWIDGLPLTRI; encoded by the coding sequence GTGACCGAGGCCGAGGCATCCGGGCCCGAGCCCTCGTCCCCGCGCCCTCTCGTCGCGGTGCTCGACTACGGGTCGGGCAACGTCCACTCCGCGGTGAAGGCCCTCGAGGCGGCGGGTGCCGACACGCGCCTCACCGACGACCCCGGACTCGTCCGCGACGCGGACGGGCTCGTCGTCCCCGGCGTCGGGGCGTTCCAGGCCGTGATGGCCGCCCTCCTCGAATCCGGCGGCGACCGCATGATCGAGCGCCGCCTCGCCGGCGGCCGGCCGGTCCTCGGCATCTGCGTGGGCATGCAGGTGATGTTCGAGCACGGCGTCGAACGAGGGGTGGACACCCCCGGCCTCGGCGAGTGGCCGGGCGCGGTCACCGAGCTCGACGCACCCGTCCTGCCGCACATCGGCTGGAACACCGTGCGCCCCGACGAGGGCTCGCGGCTCTTCGCCGGGCTCGAGCAGGAGCGGTTCTACTTCGTGCACTCCTACGGCGTGCAGAGGTGGACGCTCGAGGTCACCAAGCCGTTCCCGTCGCCCGCGTTGACGTGGACGGAGTACGGTGCCCCGTTCCTCGCGGCCGTCGAGAACGGGCCCCTCTCGGCCACGCAGTTCCACCCCGAGAAGTCCGGCGCCGCCGGCATCCGGCTGCTGCGGAATTGGATCGACGGGCTGCCGCTTACTAGGATCTAG
- the priA gene encoding bifunctional 1-(5-phosphoribosyl)-5-((5-phosphoribosylamino)methylideneamino)imidazole-4-carboxamide isomerase/phosphoribosylanthranilate isomerase PriA, whose protein sequence is MNDFNATPELVLLPAVDVSGGKAVRLTQGEAGTETFHGDPVDAAMDFARQGAQWVHLVDLDAAFGRGSNAAVLRKVIKQVRGVQVELSGGIRDDRTLEAALDSGAARINLGTAALENPEWAADVIARYGEAIAVGLDVRGTTLAARGWTKEGGDLWTVLDRLEAAGCSRYVVTDVTKDGTLRGPNIELLREITSRTPKPVIASGGVSSLDDIAALRELVPLGVEGAIVGRALYAGQFTLAEALDVAAG, encoded by the coding sequence ATGAACGACTTCAACGCCACACCCGAACTGGTTCTCCTGCCCGCCGTCGACGTCTCCGGGGGCAAGGCGGTGCGCCTGACCCAGGGCGAGGCCGGCACCGAGACGTTCCACGGGGATCCCGTGGACGCCGCGATGGACTTCGCGCGGCAGGGCGCCCAGTGGGTGCACCTGGTGGATCTCGACGCGGCCTTCGGGCGCGGCAGCAACGCCGCCGTGCTGCGCAAGGTGATCAAGCAGGTGCGGGGCGTGCAGGTCGAGCTCTCGGGCGGCATCCGGGACGACCGCACGCTGGAGGCCGCGCTCGACAGCGGCGCGGCGCGCATCAACCTCGGCACGGCGGCGCTCGAGAACCCCGAGTGGGCGGCGGATGTCATCGCGCGGTACGGCGAGGCCATCGCCGTCGGGCTCGACGTGCGGGGGACGACCCTCGCCGCGCGCGGATGGACGAAGGAGGGCGGCGACCTCTGGACGGTGCTCGATCGGCTCGAGGCCGCGGGCTGCAGCCGGTACGTCGTCACCGACGTGACGAAGGACGGCACGCTGCGCGGCCCGAACATCGAGCTGCTGCGGGAGATCACCTCCCGCACGCCGAAGCCCGTCATCGCCTCGGGCGGGGTCTCGAGCCTCGACGACATCGCCGCCCTGCGCGAGCTGGTCCCGCTCGGCGTCGAGGGCGCCATCGTGGGTCGGGCGCTCTACGCGGGTCAGTTCACGCTCGCCGAGGCGCTGGATGTCGCAGCCGGCTGA
- a CDS encoding SseB family protein produces MSQPADGDSPSGDACHTPSDSAGVPWEGRAFRENAHSDDDGSAPLDFLAAIASFRAGEAGPDAVVDALRGARLLTPLVAERGEEGLSSRGHVVDKTQELSIVTVAAPDGRTVMPVFSSVTAMSSWDAGARPIPTPAVRVAQAAVGEGTDLIVVDPGSETEFVVRRPAVWALARGEDWMPPHASPAVRQAFLESIASELAAIDVELSAGDPQAHLRGPETIVRLRLLDGLDRRELDAVLGRLAQRWAADDRIATLVDSLTVKLERGAAS; encoded by the coding sequence ATGTCGCAGCCGGCTGACGGAGACTCGCCGTCCGGCGATGCGTGCCACACGCCGTCGGACTCGGCGGGCGTGCCCTGGGAGGGGCGCGCGTTCCGTGAGAACGCGCACTCCGACGATGACGGCAGCGCCCCGCTGGACTTCCTCGCTGCCATCGCCTCCTTCCGGGCGGGCGAGGCCGGGCCCGACGCCGTCGTCGACGCCCTCCGCGGTGCGCGGCTGCTCACGCCGCTCGTCGCCGAGCGCGGCGAGGAGGGGCTCTCGTCGCGGGGTCACGTCGTCGACAAGACACAGGAGCTCTCGATCGTCACGGTCGCCGCGCCGGATGGCCGCACCGTCATGCCCGTCTTCAGCAGCGTGACCGCGATGTCCTCCTGGGATGCCGGGGCGCGCCCCATCCCCACCCCCGCCGTGCGCGTCGCTCAGGCGGCCGTGGGCGAGGGCACCGACCTGATCGTCGTCGATCCCGGCTCGGAGACCGAGTTCGTCGTGCGGCGGCCCGCGGTGTGGGCGCTCGCGCGCGGCGAGGACTGGATGCCGCCGCACGCGTCGCCCGCGGTGCGTCAGGCGTTTCTCGAGTCCATCGCGTCGGAACTGGCCGCGATCGATGTGGAGCTCTCCGCGGGCGATCCGCAGGCGCACCTGCGCGGTCCCGAGACGATCGTGCGCCTGCGGCTGCTCGACGGTCTCGACCGCCGCGAGCTCGACGCGGTGCTCGGCCGTCTCGCGCAGCGGTGGGCGGCCGACGACCGGATCGCGACGCTCGTCGACTCGCTCACCGTCAAACTGGAGCGAGGCGCGGCATCCTGA
- a CDS encoding DUF1844 domain-containing protein: MTTIPDPTPDRHDDPRHSRWEEQDRAASQSAGRDIADVPAVEVITTTAVHLLSAAAVKVGLADDPQTQTDLDEARKLINALAGLITAGAPEISDMHARSLRDGLRSVQLAFREASLVPDPIGQGPGEKYTGPVT, from the coding sequence GTGACCACGATTCCCGATCCCACCCCCGACCGCCACGACGATCCCCGACACTCCCGGTGGGAGGAGCAGGACCGCGCCGCGTCGCAGAGCGCCGGCCGCGACATCGCCGACGTGCCCGCCGTCGAGGTCATCACCACGACCGCCGTGCACCTCCTGAGCGCGGCAGCCGTCAAGGTCGGCCTCGCCGACGACCCGCAGACGCAGACCGACCTCGACGAGGCGCGCAAGCTCATCAACGCCCTCGCGGGCCTGATCACCGCCGGCGCCCCCGAGATCAGCGACATGCACGCCCGTTCGCTGCGCGACGGCCTGCGCAGCGTGCAGCTGGCCTTCCGAGAGGCGTCGCTCGTACCCGACCCGATCGGTCAGGGCCCCGGCGAGAAGTACACCGGCCCCGTCACCTGA